A section of the Bacillus pumilus genome encodes:
- the smpB gene encoding SsrA-binding protein SmpB: protein MPKGEGKVVSQNKKANHDYFIEETYEAGLVLQGTEIKSIRAGKVNLKDSFAKIERGEVFLHNMHVSPYEQGNRYNHDPLRTRKLLLHRKQISKLIGATKEEGYSLVPLKLYLKNGFAKVLIGIGKGKKKYDKREDLKKKDAKREIERAFRDRQKQF from the coding sequence ATGCCAAAGGGAGAGGGAAAGGTTGTTTCCCAAAACAAAAAAGCAAATCATGACTATTTTATAGAAGAAACATATGAAGCTGGCCTTGTGTTACAAGGAACTGAAATCAAATCGATTCGGGCAGGAAAAGTGAATTTAAAAGATTCCTTTGCCAAAATCGAGCGAGGAGAAGTGTTTCTTCACAACATGCACGTGAGCCCATACGAGCAGGGGAATCGTTATAACCATGATCCGCTGAGAACGAGAAAGCTACTGCTTCATCGCAAGCAAATCAGCAAATTGATTGGTGCAACAAAGGAAGAAGGCTACTCACTCGTACCTCTGAAACTCTATTTGAAAAATGGATTTGCCAAAGTGTTGATTGGAATTGGGAAAGGGAAAAAGAAATACGATAAACGTGAAGATCTGAAGAAAAAAGATGCAAAACGTGAAATCGAGCGTGCCTTCCGTGATCGTCAAAAGCAATTCTAG